The region GTGCGTCTGGTGTCTGTGTCTGGCGCCGCAGGCAGGACTTCAGGAGCTACTGGCTTGTAGGTGGGGTTTCGAGCCAGGGGGCCAGAGGAGAGCCAGGACTCACCGGAGCGTgggtgagcagggggaggtggggagaggggaagtggGGGTTGGGAGGTCAGGCCGGGCAGATGCCCCCAGCAGCTCTGGGTCCAAGATATAAATCTCGTCCTGTGCAATCTCGGTCACGTAGTTGAGGTGTTCCTGTGGGTGGGGAGGTCAGGGGCCGAGAGTCAGGACCCCCCAGGGTAGCCGACGACGGTGGGGGCGTGGATGCAGCAAGGCCAGCAGACCCGGAAAAGCCTCTGCAGGGAGCATGAACACgggaagccaggggagggggcctggccAGTCTCCTCCTTGCCTTCCTAGCTCCTTCCTGCAGCTAAGCCTTTACCCAGGTCACCTGGCACCTGTGTCTTCCTGGGTGGTAGCCATGTTCCACAGCCCTCGTACCCACCCAGCCAGTCTCTCCTGGGCATGTCAGTTCCCTTCTCCCGTGAGCAGCCTGCTTCCACCCTGTCCGTGAGTAGGAGCGGGTGTGCAGGCACTACACAGTGTGACAACGGGTAAGCCCATGTGTGGAAGTGCAGGCCGAAGGGATGGGGTCCCCGGGTGGCCTGGAACTAGCGGTGGATGGACAATGGCGAGTGCTTACCTGGGCCCGGTCGATCCTGTAGAAGCGGCTGGCAGTGGTGGCTGTGGGGGAGGCAGAAAGCTGTTGGAGAGTGCAGGGGGCCTTACCCAGGCCCGGGTACCCTGCTGCCCAACCAGGAGCCCTGTGGGAGAGCGCAGGACACAGCCTAGGACTGCCAGGAGCTGGTCCTTCAGGGCCACTCACCATCTAGGAAGCACCACTTGGGGGACAATTTCTGGCAGGTGGGGGACTTGGCTCCAGCACCTTCGGGCTCCTGCTGAGAGAAGTCAAGGCCGGGAGTTGGCAGAGAAAAGACCAGAGCAGGCAGACACATGCAGGGGAGGCTCCCGGCCCCCTCACCTGCTGGAGCCTCTCGATGTGGGCACGGCAGAGCTCTAGGTCGCTGTCTCCCGGGACCACCACAGTGCCCAGTGGCACGGCTGGAGGACAGAGCAGGCCATCAGCGGCTGGCCGTGCCCCCCTGGCCTGTCCTCAGGGCACCTAGCAGGGCACCTAGCTCcttgccacccccaccctgcctgccACTCACAGGCCTCCTTGAGCTGCTCCTTGTCGTAATGCAGGGCCTCGTAGTCGTGCATGCTGACTCGGCTCACCTGGATCCGCAGCTGCTCAGGCACGGGCTGCTGGCTGAGGTGCAGGCGGTGAGAGAGCACTCAGGATGGGTCCTCGGCAAGGCACCAGACCAAGGGGCCCTGCCCAGTCTCCCCGAGGCAGAGGGGCTGTTGGCCCTCTTTCCAgctggggaaaccgaggctcgagggaggggcagagtctggcctcaggccccagggcacctggtggctggGAGGGGAACATACTCGCTATGCAGGGGGGCGGCACTCCGCCGCTTGGCCTTCTGCACCATGGTGGCCTGGTTGCGCAGGGCGATACGGATGCGGGAGGCTGTGAGCTTGCAGGGCTCGCCATCCACCTGCACTGGGATGGCCTTGGACGTAGTGAGCACCACCTCACGGCACTGTGTCAACCGCTCGCCGTGCCCACCCACCTGCAGTGCTGCCTGTGGGCCGGGAAGGCTCAGGTCAGGAGCCCGGGCAGGGAGTAGTGGGGCCCCAAGCTCTGTTCCCCCCAAGGATGCTTTGGCCAGGGAACACAGGGACAGTGACCCCCCCCCCAGACTGAGAGCAGAAGGAGGACAAGACcccagttgggggggggggtagtgagAGCCTgatcagaggagggagggagggcaagaccccaggcagggagaggagcatgAATTCTCCCATCTTGGCCAGTGAGGGGAAGTTTGGTGATTTCCCACCCTCCACCCAATCCTTCCTCCTGGTCACTGTGGGGACAGAGCCAGAGTCCAGGCAATTTCCATGCTGGCCCACTCACCAGGGACGTCATGGTAAAGCCAATGACCTCGAGGTAGCCATCATCATGCCGCTGGGGCTCAAAGTCATGGTGCTCCCCAGGGTGGCCCCAGGGCATGGTGCCTGCGCAGTACCTGGAGGGGAAGGCAACACAAGGGCCTTCAGAGGACCATCTCACAGGATGGAGGCCTCTGGGCACACAGAGCCCTCCCCTGCTCACCTGGGGATATTCAGGAAAACAATGCACTGGGGTTTCAGGTCCTGAATCTTGGGGGTCAGGTCAGTTCCGTCACACTGGAGGCAGGAACAGGGGTGAGTGTAAGGTATATACCCGCGCCAAGGCGGCCTCCCTCCCCACTGGGCCCACCCACTCTGCCTGCCAGCTTGGCCCACTTACCACCACTCGGATGTGCTTGGCCAAGTCCTTGGAGCTGCCCATCAGGAAGTCGGAGAAGGCTGTCTGTGGGAGATAGAGGGCGTCACCATCTGGTGACAGGGACTTTCTCTCACTGTTGCCCGGCAGGGGCCTTGTGGCCTGGCAGACACAGGTGCGCAGGCGGCATGGGCGGTAGACTAGTGGATGTGGAGCGGGGTGGTGGGCTGTTGCTGGCACACCCCAGACTCACCCCGGCATAGAACATCTTATTCCGAAAGCGGCTGTTGAATTTCTCCGGATTGGCCTCTGGGTGGCGACAAGAAATGGGACAATCAGTCATTCTGATCCCGCTGGGGCTCTTCCGGGATAGGGTGGGGAGCGAGGGCTGGGCACTGCTGGGGGCAAGTTCTGACCCTCTCGGAGACCCTCCTGTGTCCTTCCCTCCCCAGACTCCCAATGCTTTCTCAGCAACTAGTTGCCAACCTCGAGACTCATGAAACTCCAGGGTGACGTGGGCATCAAAGCCCAGGCTGAAGTAGTTGTTGAAGACATCCAGGGGCAGCTGCAAAAAGGTCAAGGGCCCAGCGTGAGGGCTGGGCCTCACAGCCACCACCCTGCTCTGGCCTCCTGCAGGCCAGAGGTCACCAGGCTGGCTCAGCCCGTGCATTTTTGAAAGCCTTTTCCATGGTTAATAGGATCCACCAGAAAGCTCTTCCGCTAGCCCTcagcctgcctcaggctctgccctcaggctcccagttCCCTTGGGGACTCTTCCAAGCACCCCAGATGTAAAACAACCTGGGCCCTGCTGGCACTCTCTTCCCTGGCTTTCCAGCCCCGCCGACACTTCTTCCCGAAGTGCCATATTCTGTAGGCTCTTCCCGAAGTGCCATATTCTGTAGTGAGGACACGGAACTTTGTTTCATTGCCGCTTAAAATGGTACCTGGCATGCggtagatattcagtaaatatttgccaaGCGGCTGATAACTGCTAGCTTACGGGGTACCATTATTACCGTCATACGGGATAAGCTCAAAGTCAGGAGAAATGAAGAGATTTGTCCAAAACCCCAAAACCGGCAAGTGGGAAGGAGGGCTTCAGACCAGGGCTCTGGGGGttgcccccccccactccctcaccccctgccctggtGACCTACCCGGTCAGTGGCACCCTCGTCCCGCTCCTCAGGTCCCGCATCGGGATTG is a window of Vulpes lagopus strain Blue_001 chromosome 11, ASM1834538v1, whole genome shotgun sequence DNA encoding:
- the DGKZ gene encoding diacylglycerol kinase zeta isoform X15, whose protein sequence is MLQQIEEPCSLGVHAAVVIPPTWILRARRPQNTLKASKKKKRASFKRKSSKKGPEEGRWRPFIIRPTPSPLMKPLLVFVNPKSGGNQGAKIIQSFLWYLNPRQVFDLSQGGPKEALEMYRKVHNLRILACGGDGTVGWILSTLDQLRLKPPPPVAILPLGTGNDLARTLNWGGGYTDEPVSKILSHVEEGNVVQLDRWDLRAEPNPDAGPEERDEGATDRLPLDVFNNYFSLGFDAHVTLEFHESREANPEKFNSRFRNKMFYAGTAFSDFLMGSSKDLAKHIRVVCDGTDLTPKIQDLKPQCIVFLNIPRYCAGTMPWGHPGEHHDFEPQRHDDGYLEVIGFTMTSLAALQVGGHGERLTQCREVVLTTSKAIPVQVDGEPCKLTASRIRIALRNQATMVQKAKRRSAAPLHSDQQPVPEQLRIQVSRVSMHDYEALHYDKEQLKEASVPLGTVVVPGDSDLELCRAHIERLQQQEPEGAGAKSPTCQKLSPKWCFLDATTASRFYRIDRAQEHLNYVTEIAQDEIYILDPELLGASARPDLPTPTSPLPTSPCSPTLRSLPGDAVPPKGEELIEAAKRNNFCKLQELHRAGGDLMHRDEQSRTLLHHAVSTGSKEVVRYLLDHAPPEILDAVEENGETCLHQAAALGQRTICHYIVEAGASLMKTDQQGDTPRQRAEKAQDTELAAYLENRQHYQMIQREDQETAV